A stretch of Corallococcus exiguus DNA encodes these proteins:
- a CDS encoding response regulator, with protein MNSNVTGGARKAAKVLIVEDTKTITNLLQVYLMGWGLDFVDAPNGAVGLKRAREQKPDLIISDVQMPEMDGFALCAAIRGDPKLHDTPFMLLTSLKDDASRQKGKLVGASAFLNKPVSVDDLRSKVRDILKLPATKY; from the coding sequence ATGAACAGCAACGTGACGGGTGGGGCACGCAAGGCAGCGAAGGTGCTGATCGTGGAGGACACGAAGACCATCACCAACCTCCTGCAGGTCTACCTGATGGGGTGGGGGCTGGACTTCGTGGACGCGCCCAATGGCGCGGTGGGACTGAAGCGGGCGCGCGAGCAGAAGCCGGACCTCATCATCTCCGACGTGCAGATGCCGGAGATGGACGGCTTCGCGCTGTGCGCGGCCATCCGGGGCGACCCGAAGCTGCACGACACGCCCTTCATGCTGCTCACGTCGCTGAAGGACGACGCGAGCCGCCAGAAGGGGAAGCTCGTCGGCGCGAGCGCGTTCCTCAACAAGCCGGTGTCCGTGGACGACCTGCGCTCCAAGGTGCGGGACATCCTCAAGCTGCCGGCCACGAAGTACTGA